In the genome of Raphanus sativus cultivar WK10039 chromosome 4, ASM80110v3, whole genome shotgun sequence, one region contains:
- the LOC108838671 gene encoding transcription factor bHLH92, which produces MDFISLDSVFQEEGENFWNMIAADVSGDGDGDITVSVPNRSAFRSYVRDNEQRMVSSSSVNVKRRMVNLLRKNWEGKKIVAVPEKERCRQHMMKERTRREKQKQSYLALHSLLPFGTKSNKNSIAEKAVDQIRRLEGLKKELDRRMNVLEAKSAGDHDEMNGTKVRFNVQEPLSGIDSIVEVLQCLKSMGTNLNTVQANFSPHEFSATMNIETQIRGDEVERSVQKRLQETEWKLLFFPEASFLND; this is translated from the exons ATGGATTTCATCTCACTAGATTCTGTTttccaagaagaaggagaaaatTTCTGGAATATGATCGCCGCTGACGTCTCCGGCGATGGTGACGGTGACATAACCGTAAGTGTACCAAACAGAAGCGCCTTCAGGTCATACGTGAGGGACAATGAACAGAGGATGGTATCGTCTTCATCGGTGAACGTGAAGAGGAGAATGGTGAATCTTCTGAGAAAGAATTGGGAGGGGAAGAAAATTGTAGCAGTGCCGGAGAAGGAGAGATGCCGGCAACATATGATGAAAGAGAGAACGagaagagagaaacaaaaacagagttACTTAGCTCTCCATTCTCTATTACCATTTGGCACTAAG AGTAATAAAAATTCGATTGCTGAAAAAGCCGTTGATCAGATTAGGAGATTAGAAGGATTAAAGAAAGAACTAGATAGAAGAATGAATGTGTTGGAGGCAAAATCAGCAGGGGATCACGATGAAATGAATGGAACAAAGGTAAGGTTTAATGTACAAGAACCTTTGTCGGGGATCGATTCAATTGTTGAAGTTCTTCAGTGTCTTAAATCAATGGGAACAAATCTCAACACGGTACAAGCCAATTTCTCTCCACATGAGTTCTCAGCGACCATGAACATCGAGACTCAG ATAAGAGGAGATGAGGTGGAAAGAAGTGTACAGAAAAGACTCCAGGAAACTGAATGGAAACTCCTCTTTTTCCCAGAAGCTTCGTTTCTGAACGACTAG
- the LOC108851480 gene encoding uncharacterized protein LOC108851480 isoform X2: MLGLSYGEILVIIGATAAVVGPKDLPIIARAGGRLFGRAIGYIQMARGHIDGVMKQPQMQQISKEVQDLRAQVDAISHGASFSLFNSNPLTRRVDNHSPESSNTTTNGTVTSPSVEERHKVADHWTKAQEFSGSSSASVNLHAQATAFERLSESVSGKTHAITSDSPVLPVSAEMAKLLPHRKESAKGSDLMLEAVLEAEVAHKAKHFFAQAEKETPALKGKFVVEEKGET; this comes from the exons ATGCTGGGACTCTCTTACGGTGAGATTTTAGTAATCATCGGCGCAACAGCTGCTGTTGTAG GGCCGAAGGATCTTCCGATAATCGCAAGAGCAGGAGGAAGATTGTTCGGACGAGCGATTGGTTACATCCAAATGGCTCGTGGCCACATAGACGGTGTCATGAAACAACCTCAAATGCAGCAG ATTTCGAAAGAAGTTCAAGATTTGCGAGCACAAGTTGATGCTATTAGCCATGGCGCAAGTTTCTCTCTCTTTAACTCCAATCCTTTGACTCGGAGAGTAGACAACCATTCTCCAGAATCTTCTAATACAACCACCAATG GGACTGTTACATCTCCCAGTGTTGAGGAAAGACACAAGGTTGCAGATCATTGGACAAAg GCTCAAGAGTTTAGCGGTTCGTCATCGGCTTCAGTTAATCTGCACGCCCAAGCAACAGCGTTTGAACGTTTATCTGAGTCTGTCAGTGGCAAAACTCACGCTATAACTAGTGACTCACCTGTTCTTCCAGTTTCTGCTGAGATGGCAAAGTTGCTCCCTCATCGCAAAG AGAGTGCAAAAGGATCTGATTTAATGCTAGAGGCTGTTCTTGAAGCTGAAGTAGCACACAAAGCCAAACACTTTTTTGCACAAGCCGAAAAGGAAACTCCAGCTTTAAAAG GGAAGTTTGTTGTTGAAGAGAAAGGAGAAACTTGA
- the LOC108851480 gene encoding uncharacterized protein LOC108851480 isoform X1, whose product MLGLSYGEILVIIGATAAVVGPKDLPIIARAGGRLFGRAIGYIQMARGHIDGVMKQPQMQQISKEVQDLRAQVDAISHGASFSLFNSNPLTRRVDNHSPESSNTTTNGTVTSPSVEERHKVADHWTKAQEFSGSSSASVNLHAQATAFERLSESVSGKTHAITSDSPVLPVSAEMAKLLPHRKAESAKGSDLMLEAVLEAEVAHKAKHFFAQAEKETPALKGKFVVEEKGET is encoded by the exons ATGCTGGGACTCTCTTACGGTGAGATTTTAGTAATCATCGGCGCAACAGCTGCTGTTGTAG GGCCGAAGGATCTTCCGATAATCGCAAGAGCAGGAGGAAGATTGTTCGGACGAGCGATTGGTTACATCCAAATGGCTCGTGGCCACATAGACGGTGTCATGAAACAACCTCAAATGCAGCAG ATTTCGAAAGAAGTTCAAGATTTGCGAGCACAAGTTGATGCTATTAGCCATGGCGCAAGTTTCTCTCTCTTTAACTCCAATCCTTTGACTCGGAGAGTAGACAACCATTCTCCAGAATCTTCTAATACAACCACCAATG GGACTGTTACATCTCCCAGTGTTGAGGAAAGACACAAGGTTGCAGATCATTGGACAAAg GCTCAAGAGTTTAGCGGTTCGTCATCGGCTTCAGTTAATCTGCACGCCCAAGCAACAGCGTTTGAACGTTTATCTGAGTCTGTCAGTGGCAAAACTCACGCTATAACTAGTGACTCACCTGTTCTTCCAGTTTCTGCTGAGATGGCAAAGTTGCTCCCTCATCGCAAAG CAGAGAGTGCAAAAGGATCTGATTTAATGCTAGAGGCTGTTCTTGAAGCTGAAGTAGCACACAAAGCCAAACACTTTTTTGCACAAGCCGAAAAGGAAACTCCAGCTTTAAAAG GGAAGTTTGTTGTTGAAGAGAAAGGAGAAACTTGA
- the LOC108848957 gene encoding protein transport protein SEC23 G: MDFLELEAIEGLRWSWNSWPTTKSDCESLVVPLSIMYTPLMHFSDLPTIPYDPLICSPCGAVLNPYARVDYQSRIWACPFCFHKNPFPPSYSGITETNLPAELFPTYSAVEYSSNGIVGQGLGLGLGPAAFVFVVDASMAEEELRALRSEVMLVIEQLPEGSLVGLVTFDSMVRVYDLGFSDCSKVVLFHGERDLPPHQIQEFLGLGYSKQLHHGKMSGIRKQSFLLPLAECEFNLISALEEIAPLVDVKQGHRPHRSTGTAISTALGLLEGCALTTGARIMVFTSGPATRGPGIVVDSDLSRSIRTHRDIITGQVLYYDRSCKFYKRIAKRLCDSSAALDLFACSLDQVGAAELRYAVEMSGGFLLLGETFGSEQFKKCLRHIFSRDADGNLNMCFDVTLEVVTTKDIKICGALGPVVSLRRRNDIVSDTEIGEGGTYTWKTSTATNKTCVSFFFQVSNEQNRKPKPGSAFFIQFITRYRYGNGGVRKRVTTVARRWVAGKSPEISSGFDQETAASVMARLAINRAEECYARDVIRWLDDGLIRFASRFGDYIQEDPSSFRLTPNFSLYPQFMFYLRRSQFLDVFNNSPDETGFFRLMLNREGVVNSIIMIQPTLLRYSFDGPPVPVLLDIRSVTPDAILLFDSYFYVVIHHGLKIAQWRKQEYHKDSNHETFRNLLEAPEMDVVQLVSDRIPMPRIVRCDQHGSQARFLLAKLNPSVTQKTDHTGGSDVVLTDDLCLEDFLADLQSLAVQK; this comes from the exons ATGGATTTCTTAGAGCTAGAAGCGATCGAGGGTTTACGGTGGTCGTGGAACTCATGGCCAACGACAAAATCGGATTGCGAATCTCTCGTCGTTCCTCTAAGCATCATGTACACTCCACTCATGCACTTCTCCGACCTCCCCACCATCCCATACGATCCCTTGATCTGCTCCCCTTGCGGCGCGGTGCTGAACCCTTACGCTCGCGTCGATTACCAATCTCGAATCTGGGCTTGTCCCTTCTGCTTCCACAAGAACCCTTTCCCTCCTTCTTACTCCGGCATCACCGAGACCAACCTCCCCGCCGAGCTTTTCCCCACTTACAGCGCCGTCGAGTACTCCTCGAATGGGATCGTCGGTCAAgggcttgggcttgggcttgggccTGCTGCGTTCGTGTTTGTGGTTGATGCGTCTATGGCGGAGGAGGAGTTGCGTGCTCTGAGAAGCGAGGTTATGCTGGTGATTGAGCAGTTGCCTGAGGGTTCGTTGGTGGGTTTGGTTACTTTTGATTCCATGGTTAgggtttacgatttgggtttcTCTGATTGCTCCAAGGTTGTTCTTTTCCATGGCGAACGTGACCTTCCTCCTCACCAG ATACAAGAGTTTCTGGGGCTTGGATATTCGAAGCAGCTTCATCATGGAAAGATGTCGGGGATTCGGAAGCAGAGTTTCCTGCTTCCGTTGGCGGAGTGTGAGTTTAACTTAATATCTGCTCTTGAAGAAATTGCTCCACTGGTTGATGTTAAACAAGGTCATCGGCCTCATAGATCAACCGGTACCGCCATTTCAACTGCATTGGGACTGCTCGAAGGGTGTGCTTTAACCACAGGCGCTCGGATTATGGTTTTCACATCAGGGCCTGCAACTAGAGGCCCGGGTATTGTTGTCGACTCGGATCTAAGCCGTTCAATCAGAACCCACAGAGATATCATCACTGGTCAAGTGCTTTACTATGATAGATCATGCAAGTTTTACAAAAGAATAGCAAAGAGGCTTTGTGATTCCTCTGCTGCTCTCGATTTGTTCGCTTGCTCTCTTGACCAGGTTGGAGCTGCAGAACTGAGGTACGCAGTGGAAATGTCCGGTGGGTTTCTCTTGCTTGGAGAGACATTTGGGTCCGAGCAGTTCAAAAAATGTCTTAGGCATATATTCAGCCGCGACGCAGATGGGAACTTGAATATGTGCTTTGACGTTACTTTAGAAGTTGTGACCACTAAAGATATCAAAATCTGTGGGGCGCTTGGTCCGGTTGTGTCGCTTAGAAGGAGGAATGATATAGTGAGTGACACAGAGATCGGTGAAGGCGGAACGTATACATGGAAAACGAGCACTGCCACTAATAAGACATGTGTTTCCTTCTTCTTTCAAGTGAGCAACGAACAAAACCGAAAACCCAAACCTGGTTCAGCCTTCTTCATTCAGTTCATTACTAGATATCGTTATGGCAATGGAGGAGTGAGGAAAAGGGTTACAACGGTTGCTAGAAGATGGGTGGCTGGGAAATCGCCGGAGATTTCATCTGGTTTCGATCAAGAAACAGCTGCTTCTGTAATGGCTCGCCTTGCGATAAACCGAGCGGAAGAGTGTTATGCGAGAGACGTTATTAGATGGTTAGATGATGGTTTGATCCGGTTCGCTTCACGGTTTGGAGATTACATCCAAGAAGATCCATCTTCTTTCAGGTTGACTCCAAACTTCTCTCTTTACCCACAGTTCATGTTCTACTTGAGAAGATCACAGTTTCTTGAcgtcttcaacaactccccggATGAAACTGGTTTCTTCCGGTTAATGTTAAACCGAGAAGGAGTGGTTAACTCAATCATCATGATTCAACCGACGCTTCTCCGGTATTCATTCGACGGACCACCGGTTCCTGTCCTTCTCGATATCCGATCAGTGACACCTGACGCGATTTTGCTGTTCGATTCTTACTTCTACGTGGTGATCCACCACGGTTTGAAGATTGCTCAGTGGCGGAAACAAGAGTATCACAAAGACTCGAACCACGAGACGTTCCGGAATCTTTTAGAAGCACCGGAGATGGATGTGGTGCAGTTAGTGAGTGATCGGATTCCAATGCCGAGGATAGTGCGGTGTGACCAGCATGGTAGCCAAGCTCGGTTTCTTCTTGCTAAACTCAATCCTTCGGTTACTCAGAAAACAGATCATACCGGTGGTTCAGATGTCGTTCTCACTGATGACTTGTGTCTTGAAGATTTCCTAGCTGATTTGCAATCTCTGGCTGTCCAAAAATGA
- the LOC108850529 gene encoding RING-H2 finger protein ATL16-like, translating into MDFQIIAVSVIGILATALLLVACYFLVNKCLRRNDIPNGVSSSGRLSSDHDDHFMFYSPEFRTSGEGEETISEQCSACLNEFHVNETVRVIPQCFHLFHIDCVDPKNVSCSLCQTRFSCDSSVRADEITAPNNSPENALHTVVIRGEEEYEIIELGIWSGNSTSSGGDAPTYLF; encoded by the coding sequence ATGGACTTTCAGATCATAGCCGTCAGTGTGATAGGAATCTTGGCAACAGCTCTCTTACTTGTAGCATGTTACTTTCTCGTTAACAAATGTTTGCGCAGAAACGACATTCCTAACGGAGTCTCCTCATCTGGACGGTTAAGCAGCGACCATGATGACCATTTCATGTTTTACTCACCAGAGTTCAGAACCAgcggagaaggagaagagacgATCTCTGAACAATGCTCTGCCTGTTTGAATGAGTTTCACGTAAATGAGACTGTGAGGGTTATACCACAATGCTTTCACTTGTTTCATATAGATTGCGTCGACCCAAAAAATGTCAGTTGCTCGCTGTGCCAAACTAGGTTTTCTTGTGACTCAAGTGTTCGTGCGGATGAGATTACTGCTCCCAACAATTCACCCGAGAACGCGTTGCACACCGTCGTGATTAGAGGCGAGGAGGAGTATGAGATCATTGAGTTGGGTATATGGAGCGGTAATAGCACCAGTAGTGGTGGAGATGCTCCAACTTATTTATTTTGA